The following coding sequences are from one Arthrobacter crystallopoietes window:
- a CDS encoding ABC transporter substrate-binding protein gives MRHKNRAVTVRHVLGVASLSLLVGLTGCAGGAAPAAEPQPISTADIDPAAAAALPEEYKSAGVIKVASDIPYPPLEMFDENQQLTGLDYDLAQAMGAKLGVRLELQTQAFDSIIPSLQSGKNDIIMSGMNDTVERQETLDFVDYLHAGFSILVLEGNPENITTVLDLCGKNVAVQKATVQGEILRSYDQQCKDKGSEPVNVAELPLETDVQTAVRSGKAAADVVDSAVATYAAKTAGDGKIFDIVKDPANPAGYNPVYTGIGILKEDKELSQAILAALDAVIADGTYDEILAKYDLSDYTVKETGLNLGGTKP, from the coding sequence ATGCGCCACAAAAATCGAGCAGTTACCGTGCGCCACGTCCTCGGCGTCGCCAGCCTGAGCCTCCTCGTCGGACTCACGGGGTGTGCGGGAGGAGCCGCCCCGGCTGCAGAGCCGCAGCCAATCTCCACCGCCGACATCGACCCCGCCGCCGCAGCGGCCCTGCCGGAGGAATACAAATCGGCCGGCGTGATCAAGGTGGCCTCGGACATTCCCTATCCGCCGCTGGAGATGTTCGATGAAAACCAGCAACTCACGGGCCTGGACTACGACCTTGCCCAGGCGATGGGCGCCAAGCTCGGCGTGCGGCTGGAACTGCAGACGCAGGCGTTCGACAGCATCATTCCCTCACTGCAGTCCGGCAAGAACGACATCATCATGTCCGGCATGAATGACACGGTTGAGCGGCAGGAGACGCTGGACTTCGTGGATTACCTCCACGCCGGGTTCTCCATCCTGGTCCTGGAGGGCAATCCGGAGAACATCACCACCGTGCTGGACCTGTGTGGCAAGAACGTCGCCGTGCAGAAGGCCACGGTGCAGGGGGAGATCCTCCGCAGCTACGACCAGCAGTGCAAGGACAAGGGCTCCGAGCCGGTGAACGTTGCCGAGCTCCCGCTGGAAACAGATGTGCAGACAGCCGTCCGTTCCGGCAAGGCCGCTGCCGACGTCGTCGATTCCGCGGTAGCAACCTATGCAGCCAAGACCGCCGGGGACGGCAAGATCTTCGACATCGTGAAGGACCCCGCGAATCCGGCCGGCTACAACCCCGTCTACACCGGGATCGGCATCCTCAAGGAGGACAAGGAACTGAGCCAGGCCATCCTCGCAGCCCTCGATGCGGTCATCGCCGACGGCACCTATGACGAGATCCTGGCGAAGTACGACCTATCCGATTACACGGTCAAGGAAACCGGGCTCAATCTGGGCGGGACCAAACCATGA
- a CDS encoding CHAT domain-containing protein: MGEMESSLQSMYKNNVQSGLLADQTFVVLTAHLGYLFGWSAGSTAACIAALLAQHESVDDLTADSISEIWGKLALRPFQLENQYSFTTAADLVRCWGLLATANGIPLDDLPTDWDRSLEHALFGMNCDPESSRADDLPKEVLELLEGPRVVYTDIMAKPSHPTIEGLEWRDSLAATLPQRIIMHTNGLLPTLELYLDSADIEWFKDISWRPNDLFLTAIYQTEIIEFGFVWEFNNRRRTFVAPLYGSHGKYSLALAMIFGMVRVDLYDTSKFPMPHILSRSLYVSIDACREFFNTGSMKNTMTNDILTPISEEFNAIDRTRHADAIASSLLLREAFPSAIVDKDALAKFDSDIDDWRASLRLGQAIERPVPPPASSSAYWPPPCPSDYLHPDEIFLHLEYDARRSELSFIWVDGENNFFEHYEVIGQTFLNNIGKHLEHRENGERAKNPSVVSDDGESTLRDVLSSIASPLENWWNEISSKPLKIWYSPGRQLSGVPLHFLLSAISKAECLRTPSLLLSAMVAQAVPRRYEKNSNLLDIFDCSAGDTRISSATKECRAIRDCYRLYLPKHTSEEFLQSQADVIHVSAHGKGFGNLADNQLLLGPSGEETVDVIDILRSEGVSQAELIFLDVCSVGSANNARTALHEGLSVADALLLRGASHVVAAEWPIGDLYGALYSTAFHMTYTQNHSVAESLHIVRSFFQETLDYPDMEWLIDGILERTYGDWRSQIEKLSTKPDHFGYIAAFEVHGRPQRIKEKEESSPDPISSLIAWNRRASKYIDSTL, translated from the coding sequence ATGGGGGAAATGGAATCTTCGCTTCAGTCAATGTATAAAAACAATGTTCAGTCTGGCTTACTCGCCGACCAAACCTTTGTTGTTCTTACAGCCCACTTAGGTTACTTGTTTGGGTGGAGCGCTGGCTCTACCGCAGCCTGCATTGCAGCACTCTTGGCACAACACGAGAGCGTTGATGACCTGACCGCAGACTCTATATCTGAAATCTGGGGCAAGCTAGCCCTGCGTCCGTTTCAGCTAGAGAATCAATACAGTTTCACTACCGCTGCCGATTTGGTGCGGTGCTGGGGGCTGCTAGCCACGGCGAATGGCATCCCATTAGATGATCTTCCAACGGATTGGGATCGATCGCTTGAACACGCACTATTTGGCATGAATTGCGACCCGGAGAGCTCGCGTGCGGATGACCTACCGAAGGAAGTGCTAGAACTACTCGAGGGGCCACGGGTGGTTTACACAGACATCATGGCGAAGCCGAGTCATCCAACAATAGAGGGGCTTGAATGGCGAGACTCTCTTGCTGCAACACTTCCCCAAAGAATCATTATGCATACGAACGGCCTATTACCCACGTTGGAATTATACTTAGACAGCGCAGACATTGAATGGTTTAAAGACATTAGCTGGCGTCCCAACGATCTGTTTTTGACGGCGATATATCAAACTGAGATTATTGAGTTCGGCTTTGTTTGGGAATTCAATAATCGAAGGCGCACGTTCGTCGCCCCACTATATGGCAGCCATGGGAAATATAGTTTGGCGCTCGCGATGATTTTTGGCATGGTTAGAGTGGATTTATATGACACTTCAAAGTTTCCGATGCCCCACATTCTCTCGAGGTCTTTGTATGTATCTATCGACGCATGTCGAGAATTCTTCAACACTGGCAGTATGAAAAATACAATGACGAATGATATTTTAACTCCGATAAGTGAAGAATTCAACGCTATAGACAGAACCCGGCATGCGGACGCCATCGCTTCGTCACTCTTATTGCGTGAAGCTTTCCCTAGCGCAATCGTAGACAAGGATGCGTTAGCAAAGTTCGATTCGGACATTGATGACTGGCGCGCTTCACTGCGACTAGGACAAGCCATAGAAAGGCCGGTGCCACCCCCTGCCTCAAGTTCGGCCTACTGGCCGCCCCCTTGCCCTAGCGACTATCTGCATCCAGACGAGATCTTTCTGCATTTGGAGTATGACGCCCGGCGGTCGGAATTGAGTTTCATCTGGGTGGACGGCGAGAACAATTTCTTCGAGCATTACGAGGTCATCGGTCAAACTTTTCTCAACAATATAGGGAAACATCTAGAGCATCGGGAAAACGGTGAAAGAGCAAAAAATCCAAGCGTTGTCTCAGACGATGGTGAGTCGACGCTCCGGGACGTGTTGAGCAGCATCGCCTCGCCCTTGGAGAACTGGTGGAATGAAATATCATCGAAACCGCTGAAAATATGGTATTCACCGGGACGTCAATTATCCGGAGTACCTTTACATTTTCTCCTCAGCGCCATAAGTAAGGCTGAATGCTTACGTACACCGTCGCTGTTGCTGTCCGCTATGGTGGCCCAGGCCGTTCCACGCCGCTACGAGAAGAATTCCAATCTGCTAGACATCTTCGATTGCAGTGCCGGCGATACTCGCATCAGCAGTGCGACGAAAGAATGCCGGGCAATTAGAGACTGCTATCGCCTTTATCTCCCCAAACACACATCAGAGGAATTCCTCCAATCACAAGCTGACGTGATCCATGTATCTGCCCATGGCAAGGGATTCGGCAATCTCGCAGATAATCAGTTGCTTCTCGGTCCTTCGGGCGAAGAAACGGTTGACGTGATTGATATTCTGCGCTCTGAAGGAGTATCACAAGCCGAGCTGATCTTTCTCGACGTCTGCTCGGTCGGTAGTGCAAATAATGCACGGACTGCACTCCATGAGGGCCTGTCAGTCGCTGACGCGCTGCTATTGCGAGGAGCCTCCCATGTCGTAGCCGCCGAATGGCCAATTGGGGATCTTTATGGTGCCCTGTATTCCACCGCTTTCCATATGACATATACCCAAAACCATAGCGTCGCAGAGTCGCTTCACATTGTTCGCTCTTTCTTTCAAGAAACATTGGATTATCCCGACATGGAATGGCTGATAGATGGCATCCTGGAACGAACGTATGGCGACTGGCGGTCACAAATCGAGAAACTGTCCACCAAGCCGGACCACTTCGGGTATATAGCAGCCTTTGAGGTTCATGGACGTCCTCAACGTATTAAGGAGAAAGAGGAATCCTCTCCAGATCCTATTTCTTCACTTATTGCTTGGAATAGGAGAGCCTCGAAATATATTGACAGTACTCTTTAG
- a CDS encoding PucR family transcriptional regulator — MVTLAKTPDSIGLPDLLQVLERSGLLVRSYGNAPKLSLTSPALYDPLAPVEGFRGEILLGIGLHPANPETNDVVLSAAGAGFGAIVLKQLSQDIDGLVTTAVEAGIALLVVDDAVGWRQLYALLESALSTAAETSRSPSPLGAGDLFALANAIAAMVGGATTIENLQEQVLAYSALPDQPIDEDRRNGILGRQVPYLPENAEQYASVFQSRGAVHIKGIGTALDRLAIAVRAGNQPLGSIWVVDADGNLDSDAEQALERAADIAALHMLRARSANDLARQQRAELLRRLLEGGDDVQLIAEQLGLKPSGPFVVVAFQPDLSQADEISLLRLVDLVTTQCESHRQGAHCVLIGTTIYALFADAAASALGSIEALARRLIERSAATLPVQLRVSTGSAAATVAGISRSRHDADLVLLMLASGRSDGAYASAQEVRSRLTLLELAAQFRNTPRLMSPAATRMVEFDAKSGTDYAKTLRTYLDLSRDSAKTAAALSLHQNTLRYRLRRLSELFGIDLGQPEDTLVLWLSLHLQELL; from the coding sequence GTGGTCACCCTCGCGAAAACCCCGGATAGCATCGGCTTGCCCGACCTCCTGCAAGTTCTGGAGCGTTCCGGACTGCTGGTGCGCTCGTACGGCAACGCCCCCAAGCTGTCCCTGACCAGTCCAGCCCTGTACGATCCGCTCGCGCCCGTCGAAGGATTCCGCGGCGAGATCCTGCTGGGGATAGGCCTCCATCCTGCGAATCCGGAAACCAACGACGTCGTTCTAAGCGCCGCGGGCGCTGGTTTCGGCGCGATCGTCCTGAAGCAACTCTCCCAGGACATCGACGGACTCGTCACAACCGCCGTCGAAGCCGGCATTGCCCTTCTCGTGGTGGACGACGCAGTAGGCTGGCGGCAGCTCTACGCCCTTCTGGAATCGGCGCTGAGCACCGCGGCAGAAACCAGCCGGTCGCCCTCGCCGTTGGGGGCAGGTGACCTATTCGCCTTGGCCAATGCCATCGCAGCCATGGTCGGTGGCGCCACCACCATCGAAAACCTCCAGGAACAGGTACTGGCCTACTCCGCCCTCCCCGACCAGCCCATTGATGAAGACCGACGGAACGGAATCCTGGGGCGGCAGGTTCCCTACCTGCCGGAGAACGCCGAGCAGTACGCCTCCGTGTTTCAGTCTCGCGGCGCCGTGCACATCAAAGGGATCGGCACAGCGCTGGACCGGTTGGCCATCGCCGTCAGGGCAGGGAACCAACCGCTGGGTTCCATCTGGGTTGTCGACGCCGACGGAAACCTGGATTCCGACGCGGAGCAGGCACTGGAACGCGCCGCCGATATCGCCGCCCTGCACATGTTGCGTGCCCGCAGCGCCAACGATCTGGCCCGTCAGCAACGCGCAGAACTCCTCCGCCGGCTCCTCGAAGGCGGCGATGATGTCCAGCTCATCGCGGAACAACTTGGACTCAAGCCGTCGGGCCCCTTCGTTGTCGTCGCTTTCCAACCGGACCTCAGCCAAGCCGACGAAATCTCCCTGCTCCGCCTCGTAGACCTTGTCACCACGCAGTGCGAGTCCCACCGGCAAGGCGCCCACTGCGTCCTCATTGGCACCACCATCTACGCCCTCTTCGCGGACGCTGCCGCATCGGCTCTGGGGTCCATCGAGGCCCTGGCCCGCCGCCTGATCGAGCGATCCGCCGCTACCCTGCCAGTCCAGCTACGGGTGTCGACCGGCTCTGCCGCCGCTACCGTCGCCGGGATCAGCCGTTCACGGCACGACGCCGACCTTGTTCTGTTGATGCTCGCTTCCGGGCGCAGCGACGGCGCCTATGCCAGCGCCCAGGAAGTACGCAGCCGGCTGACCCTGCTCGAACTCGCGGCTCAGTTCCGGAACACCCCGCGGCTCATGTCCCCGGCCGCAACCAGGATGGTGGAATTCGATGCCAAGTCCGGAACCGACTATGCCAAGACGTTGCGCACCTACCTCGATTTATCGCGCGACTCCGCCAAAACTGCCGCCGCTCTGTCCCTACATCAGAACACTCTCCGTTACCGCCTGCGGCGCCTCTCCGAACTCTTTGGCATTGATTTGGGCCAGCCCGAAGACACCTTGGTGCTGTGGCTCAGCCTGCACCTTCAGGAGCTACTCTGA